ATAGACGAAGCGGACCGCATGCTCGATATGGGGTTTATCCCGGACGTGCGCAAGATCATTTATGCCACGCCGCACAAGGATAAACGCCAGACCCTGCTGTTCAGCGCCACGCTGACGCCGGAAGTAACACGCCTGACGGCCCAGTGGACCCGGAATCCCATCCATGTGGAAATAGAGCCCGAGCAGGTGGCTGTCGATTCGGTCGAACAGATCGTCTATATCGTCACCCGGGAAGAAAAGGCCGCCTTGCTTTACAATATTCTTGAGCGAAAAGGGCTGAAGCAGGTGATCGTGTTTTGCAATCGTAAGGATGAAACCCGCCGTCTGGCCGATCTTTTTCAGCGGTATCAGATGGATTGCGCGGTGTTGTCAGGGGATATCCGCCAGCGTACGCGCGTGCGCACGCTGGAAGATTTCAAGGCCGGAAAGATTCGCGTGCTGGTCGCCACCGACGTTGCCGGAAGGGGAATCCATATCGAGGGTATGGACCATGTCATCAACTATACATTGCCGCGGGATCCGGAAGACTATGTCCATCGCATTGGACGCACCGGAAGGGCCGGCGCATCCGGAACATCGATCAGCTTCGCCGACGAAGAGGATGGTTTTTTTATACCGGCCATCGAAGAGCTGATCGGCTATAGACTTCCCTGTATTCATCCAGAAGAGGGATGGTTGACGCCGCTGCCACCCCCTCCGGCGAAACGAAAAGCGCGAGACGAAGATCGAAAGCCGCAGCGGTCGCGCTCTTCCCAAAGGAGCCGCCGGCGACGGCCTTCCGGTTCTGCGGCTGGTGCTCAGGGCGAACGCAAACAGAGAACCCGCCCGCCGACGCGATCCGGATCGCGTCGGCGGGGCCGGGGCAAGGACGATCGGTCTGGCGTTGCTGCCGCGAAAACCGAAACGGGACCCATCCAAAGCCAATAGCCGAGCGCCTCAAACGTTATCCAAAATGGTTGTATCCACCTGTCAGCGGCGTGGCATGGCCATCTGCATCGATAAGAAGGGCGCGTCCCGCCTGGTTCGTTACGCGCCCTATTTCGTAGCAATCGACACCACTCTGCAATAGGGTGGGGAGATTTTGCGGCGATATGGAGAAAAGCAGTTCGAAATCCTCTCCGCCGCCGAGCGCCCATTGCATCGGGTCGACGCCGATCATCCGTCCTGCCTGGATCACCTCATCTTGCAGTGGAACTTTTTTTGCATCTATTTCAGCCCCTACCTTGCTTTGGGTGCAGATATGATGCACTTCGGCGCCCAAACCATCGCTGATGTCGATCATGGCATTGGCCAACGGGGCGATCAATCCGGCCACGTCCATGCGGCATCTGGGTTCAAGGTGCTTTTTCAAGAGATAGTCGGAAGGCTTTCGACCGCTGATCAACAGCGCCAGACCAGCGGCTGATCCCCCCAGGCAGCCGGTCACCATCAATCTATCGCCGGGCCGGGCCTGGCTGCGAAGACACAGATGCACGGGCAACACCGATCCAAGCAAGGCAATGTTGATGGTCGTGGTTGGGCCCTGGGTGGTATCGCCGCCAAGCAGCGCGGTGCCATGCTGCCGGCAAGAGGCCATGATCCCCTGGTAGAGTTTTTCAACCCAGGTAACTTCCGTATCTTCGGGCAGTGCAAGGGATACGAACATCCATTGGGCGGTGCCCCCCATGGCTGCAATATCGCTCACATTGCATTCCGATGCCTTGAATCCGATTTGATGGGCACTGGCCCACGTGCTTTTGAAGTGCCGCCCTTCGACAAGCAGGTCCGTGGTGACCAGCAGGTAGGGGGCCGGTTCGGGGGCTGTGCGGATGACCGCAGCGTCATCGCCGATGCCTTGCACGACCTGCGCATGATTTAGGGCGACCAGATCCGCCAAGCGGTCGATCAGGGCAAATTCTCCACCGATGTCCTTGATTTTCATAGGACTGAATACTCTACCAGTTGAGCCGTAACTCGATGGGCCGGCGGTTCTGCAGAAACGCGGCACCCGGCATCAACTGGATGGTCAGCGGGATGCCGCTTTCGGCCTGGGTCGCTTGCGTTTCAATGTCAATTACGATGGAAGAAAACAGAGGCGGATCACTTTGTTCGCTGAAACGGATCAGATACGATTCCAGCTGCCGCTTCAAATCGTCCGGGGCGTTTTCCGCAGGAAGGTGGTCTTTGCACCACAGGATAAACTGAGTCGCCTGGGTGAGAAGGAGCTGATAGGCCAGTGATTGACCGCT
This Desulfatitalea tepidiphila DNA region includes the following protein-coding sequences:
- a CDS encoding DEAD/DEAH box helicase, whose amino-acid sequence is MSFQVAPEEGKVRFHDLGLPDPLMHAIADLGFRYCTPIQAEILPSTLSGKDATGRAQTGTGKTAAFLITIITRLLSETPKTQLPKGSPRVLVLGPTRELVMQIAEEGRQLAKYTDLTITSVFGGMDYEKQRRQLTQTNSDIVVATPGRLLDYKRQGDIRLDQVEILIIDEADRMLDMGFIPDVRKIIYATPHKDKRQTLLFSATLTPEVTRLTAQWTRNPIHVEIEPEQVAVDSVEQIVYIVTREEKAALLYNILERKGLKQVIVFCNRKDETRRLADLFQRYQMDCAVLSGDIRQRTRVRTLEDFKAGKIRVLVATDVAGRGIHIEGMDHVINYTLPRDPEDYVHRIGRTGRAGASGTSISFADEEDGFFIPAIEELIGYRLPCIHPEEGWLTPLPPPPAKRKARDEDRKPQRSRSSQRSRRRRPSGSAAGAQGERKQRTRPPTRSGSRRRGRGKDDRSGVAAAKTETGPIQSQ
- the thiL gene encoding thiamine-phosphate kinase — its product is MKIKDIGGEFALIDRLADLVALNHAQVVQGIGDDAAVIRTAPEPAPYLLVTTDLLVEGRHFKSTWASAHQIGFKASECNVSDIAAMGGTAQWMFVSLALPEDTEVTWVEKLYQGIMASCRQHGTALLGGDTTQGPTTTINIALLGSVLPVHLCLRSQARPGDRLMVTGCLGGSAAGLALLISGRKPSDYLLKKHLEPRCRMDVAGLIAPLANAMIDISDGLGAEVHHICTQSKVGAEIDAKKVPLQDEVIQAGRMIGVDPMQWALGGGEDFELLFSISPQNLPTLLQSGVDCYEIGRVTNQAGRALLIDADGHATPLTGGYNHFG